Proteins encoded together in one Aminobacter aminovorans window:
- a CDS encoding cysteine hydrolase family protein — MPLDSFSSHRQDAGIKIDPAHVAVIVVDMINDFCKPGGAMVLPGYEALVGPQLSVIEAARAAGAPVVWVHDAHRRDMRRDREWLKRAPHCVEGTWGTEIIDDLGARNDEIHVIKRRYSSFFQTDLDMTLKDMLVEQIVVFGVVTNICVRSTVHDAFFNGYEVVVPADCCAATGPREQESTLYDISTHFGVVSDAENVVRALREGAFIENVNIAA; from the coding sequence ATGCCACTGGACAGCTTTTCGTCTCATCGCCAGGACGCCGGGATCAAGATCGATCCGGCGCATGTGGCGGTCATCGTCGTCGACATGATCAACGACTTCTGCAAGCCGGGCGGTGCCATGGTGCTGCCGGGATACGAGGCGCTTGTTGGCCCACAGCTCAGCGTTATCGAGGCAGCACGCGCCGCCGGGGCACCGGTGGTCTGGGTCCATGACGCGCATCGCCGCGACATGCGCCGCGACCGCGAATGGCTGAAACGCGCGCCGCATTGCGTTGAAGGCACCTGGGGTACGGAGATCATCGACGATCTTGGCGCTCGCAACGACGAGATCCACGTCATCAAGCGGCGCTACTCGTCATTCTTCCAGACTGATCTCGACATGACGCTGAAGGATATGTTGGTCGAACAGATCGTCGTCTTCGGCGTGGTCACCAATATCTGTGTGCGTTCGACAGTGCATGACGCGTTCTTCAACGGCTACGAGGTTGTGGTACCGGCGGACTGCTGCGCTGCCACCGGGCCTCGCGAGCAGGAAAGCACGCTCTATGACATCTCGACCCATTTCGGCGTCGTCAGCGATGCCGAAAACGTGGTGAGGGCGCTACGCGAAGGTGCATTCATTGAGAACGTAAATATCGCCGCATAG
- a CDS encoding MarR family winged helix-turn-helix transcriptional regulator codes for MTTLDGVQKYKRKTADAGDVPLSREEIMTRYTKTGYDLDVHPAHVVRRAHQRATLCFQQVMAGEDLSPTQFAALATTLRHGEVSQNHLGRLTAMDPSTISLVVRKLLKQGLIKRSASDTDQRLSIITLTEEGTRYTLDRLERSVEVGQKLLSPLSPAEQATLLRLLQRISGDEPGSAEGK; via the coding sequence GTGACAACCCTCGACGGAGTCCAGAAATACAAGCGCAAGACGGCAGATGCGGGCGACGTTCCGTTGAGCCGCGAAGAGATAATGACCCGATATACCAAGACCGGCTACGACCTAGACGTTCATCCCGCCCACGTCGTGCGCCGCGCCCATCAGCGCGCCACGCTGTGCTTCCAGCAGGTGATGGCAGGCGAGGATCTGTCGCCGACACAGTTTGCGGCACTCGCCACTACCTTGCGCCATGGCGAGGTTTCGCAAAATCATCTCGGCCGTCTTACGGCGATGGACCCCTCCACAATCAGCCTGGTGGTACGCAAGCTCTTGAAGCAAGGGCTGATCAAGCGCAGTGCCTCCGACACCGACCAGCGCCTGTCGATAATCACGCTGACCGAAGAAGGCACGCGCTACACGCTCGACCGGCTGGAGCGCAGCGTCGAAGTCGGCCAGAAGCTGCTTTCGCCGCTTTCGCCCGCCGAGCAGGCGACATTGCTGCGCCTGCTCCAGCGCATCAGCGGCGACGAGCCGGGCAGCGCCGAAGGCAAATGA
- a CDS encoding SDR family NAD(P)-dependent oxidoreductase: MMRFEGKVVLVTGGGGAIGSAAVRRFIDEGARVSIVDLDAERATHVASAFGDKAIAITADVSDEAAANDAVARTVEAFGRLDAVFNNAGISGKVALVHELPVEDWDRIVRINLRSMFLVLQASLKVMISAGIEGSIVNMGSSMAGWDVLSGGAGYASTKHGVVGLTRVAALDAAAYGIRVNAICPGVIETTLGVPANDRAAYTAGIRRFADRIPLRRIGQPEDVAAAVAFLASDEARHITGVDWLLDGGQTLQSFANAPDNGAYPRHRTPN; the protein is encoded by the coding sequence ATGATGCGTTTCGAAGGCAAGGTCGTTCTGGTCACCGGCGGTGGCGGCGCCATCGGCAGTGCGGCGGTGCGCCGTTTCATCGATGAGGGCGCACGTGTTTCGATCGTCGACCTTGATGCTGAACGTGCGACACATGTCGCTTCGGCATTCGGCGACAAGGCCATCGCCATCACAGCTGATGTTTCCGATGAGGCAGCGGCAAACGATGCCGTCGCCAGGACGGTAGAAGCCTTCGGCCGGCTCGATGCGGTGTTCAATAATGCCGGCATTTCCGGCAAGGTCGCGCTCGTCCACGAACTGCCCGTCGAGGACTGGGACCGCATCGTGCGCATCAATCTGCGCAGTATGTTCCTGGTGCTGCAGGCCTCGCTCAAGGTGATGATCTCCGCCGGCATCGAAGGTTCGATCGTCAACATGGGTTCGTCGATGGCCGGATGGGACGTGCTTTCGGGCGGCGCCGGTTACGCCTCGACCAAGCATGGGGTTGTCGGTCTCACCCGCGTCGCAGCCCTTGACGCCGCCGCCTACGGCATCCGCGTCAACGCCATCTGTCCCGGCGTCATTGAAACCACCCTTGGCGTACCGGCCAATGACCGCGCGGCCTATACAGCCGGAATCCGGCGCTTTGCCGACCGCATCCCGCTGCGCCGCATCGGCCAGCCCGAGGACGTCGCAGCAGCCGTCGCCTTTCTGGCATCGGACGAAGCGCGACACATCACTGGCGTCGACTGGCTCCTGGACGGCGGGCAGACCCTGCAGAGCTTTGCCAATGCACCGGATAACGGTGCTTACCCGCGTCACCGCACGCCAAACTGA
- a CDS encoding NAD-dependent epimerase/dehydratase family protein: protein MKIVVTGSSGLLGRHVASACVTAGHDVLGIDAVAPAEANWAHISADLADLGLTLQLIRECDAVVHIAAIPRPLGKAPAEVFKTNMAMAYNVVEAAALSKARRFIYASSFSVLGYPFAENFVDPAYLPIDENHPIGAQDAYGLSKWLGEEIVEAAVRRRTFSAVSLRMPWIQTPESFFDAVGPRRNLAESARDLWSYLDARDAADAFIKALAWQGEGHLRTFLSAADTYSEEATDALVKRAFPASPLKRPLSGHDAVIDNTHALETLGFAPRRSWRGYGK, encoded by the coding sequence ATGAAAATCGTCGTTACCGGATCGAGTGGCCTGCTTGGTCGCCATGTCGCCTCAGCCTGTGTGACCGCCGGCCATGACGTTCTCGGCATCGACGCTGTCGCTCCCGCCGAAGCCAATTGGGCTCATATCAGTGCCGATCTTGCCGATCTCGGACTGACGCTTCAGTTGATCCGCGAATGCGACGCCGTCGTCCATATCGCCGCAATCCCGCGCCCGCTCGGCAAGGCACCGGCAGAAGTGTTCAAGACCAATATGGCGATGGCTTACAATGTCGTTGAAGCTGCCGCGCTTTCGAAGGCAAGGCGCTTCATCTACGCCTCATCCTTTAGCGTGCTCGGCTATCCTTTCGCCGAAAACTTCGTCGATCCGGCCTATCTGCCGATCGACGAAAACCATCCGATCGGCGCGCAGGATGCTTATGGCCTATCGAAATGGCTCGGCGAAGAGATCGTCGAGGCTGCCGTGCGCCGGCGTACGTTTTCGGCAGTCAGCCTACGCATGCCATGGATCCAGACGCCGGAAAGCTTCTTCGACGCCGTTGGCCCGCGCCGCAATCTCGCCGAATCGGCGCGCGACCTGTGGAGCTATCTCGACGCGCGCGACGCTGCCGATGCATTCATCAAGGCACTGGCTTGGCAGGGCGAGGGCCATCTGCGCACCTTCCTCAGTGCTGCCGACACCTATTCGGAGGAGGCGACGGACGCTTTGGTCAAGCGCGCCTTCCCGGCATCGCCGCTGAAGCGGCCGCTTTCGGGCCATGATGCGGTCATCGACAATACCCATGCGCTGGAAACGCTTGGCTTTGCGCCGCGTCGTTCCTGGCGCGGCTACGGCAAGTAA